Proteins found in one Agaribacterium sp. ZY112 genomic segment:
- a CDS encoding HNH endonuclease, protein MAKNASATKRRLFLQGGVCFYCREPLALSDATQDYVIAKSLGGSDGDDNLVVCCRSINQYFVNCSVKMKLDTVLKYRGKLPCLIKGANQGVRVLEI, encoded by the coding sequence ATGGCTAAAAACGCATCGGCAACTAAACGACGATTATTTTTGCAGGGCGGTGTGTGTTTTTACTGCCGAGAACCGTTAGCACTTTCTGATGCCACTCAGGATTATGTTATTGCAAAATCATTAGGTGGCAGTGATGGTGACGACAACTTGGTTGTGTGTTGTCGTTCCATTAATCAATACTTTGTTAATTGCTCGGTGAAAATGAAATTAGACACGGTACTCAAGTACCGTGGGAAACTGCCGTGTCTAATCAAGGGGGCTAATCAAGGGGTCAGAGTCCTTGAAATATAA
- a CDS encoding ankyrin repeat domain-containing protein: MSREVLRAILKGDIEKFNGFLEQGLAVDEITTKERWNYLHRALMPISQPPVLKMVQHLITCGIDVNAIDVYGNNALHYAMKLKDAGIVRVLLDAKVDVNHINDEGVSPLREALLTKPYEYSSIRLLLEHGANIEQKIEGGISEKEFSEIVAGEDDIIKDLFNR, translated from the coding sequence ATGTCACGAGAAGTTTTAAGGGCTATATTAAAAGGCGATATCGAAAAATTTAATGGCTTCTTAGAGCAAGGGCTTGCCGTTGATGAGATTACAACGAAAGAGCGTTGGAATTATCTTCATCGAGCGTTAATGCCCATTTCACAGCCTCCTGTCTTGAAAATGGTTCAGCACCTAATTACCTGCGGCATTGATGTGAATGCTATTGATGTTTATGGTAATAATGCACTTCATTACGCGATGAAATTGAAAGATGCGGGTATAGTTAGAGTATTGTTGGACGCTAAGGTGGATGTGAACCATATTAATGATGAAGGTGTTAGCCCTCTTCGGGAGGCGCTGTTAACTAAGCCTTATGAGTATTCTTCTATACGGTTACTGTTAGAGCATGGGGCTAATATAGAGCAGAAGATAGAAGGCGGTATTTCTGAGAAAGAATTTTCGGAGATAGTCGCAGGTGAAGACGATATCATCAAGGATTTATTTAATAGGTAG
- a CDS encoding ADP-ribosylglycohydrolase family protein — MSSTKKSNSIAKLIKLKKLESEGLTFPHATSRLSGSTEPTKTEWFTEYMGLRRAVSRNIVSEVEFEKLPQEAIASESENRIRGALIGCALGDALGTTLEFTQPGAFTPIDDIVGGGPFGLKAGEWTDDTSMMYCLAHSLVRTNSFDLSDQIELYCRWREDGVFSVNGHCFDIGNTVSAALDRYRQTGDPISGDTSPMSAGNGSLMRLAPVPIRYFNDFSKAVELSGKSSLTTHGATEAVDACRYYGALIWGGLHGVEKSVLLNGLYSPETGYWNKNPLCESINLLVTSGSYKAKKAKDIRASGYVLHTLEAALWAFENSHSFEEGALMAVNLGEDADTTGAVYGQLAGAYYGERALPINWIDKVKEAHVFFLKAKELCSLISSD; from the coding sequence ATGAGTAGTACAAAGAAATCAAACAGTATTGCAAAGTTAATAAAACTAAAAAAGCTGGAATCTGAAGGCCTGACCTTCCCGCATGCAACTAGTAGGTTAAGTGGCTCAACCGAGCCTACTAAAACGGAATGGTTTACGGAATATATGGGGCTCCGTCGAGCGGTATCAAGAAATATTGTGAGTGAAGTTGAGTTTGAAAAGCTTCCTCAAGAAGCTATAGCTTCGGAGAGCGAAAATCGAATAAGGGGGGCGCTCATTGGCTGTGCTCTAGGTGATGCGCTTGGGACTACACTAGAGTTTACTCAGCCGGGAGCTTTCACGCCTATAGATGACATTGTTGGTGGAGGACCGTTCGGTTTAAAGGCTGGGGAGTGGACAGATGATACCAGTATGATGTACTGCCTTGCTCATAGTTTAGTAAGGACTAATTCTTTCGATCTGTCTGATCAAATAGAGCTTTATTGCCGTTGGCGTGAAGATGGTGTTTTCAGTGTTAATGGTCACTGTTTTGATATAGGCAATACTGTAAGTGCCGCATTAGATCGGTATCGTCAGACTGGAGACCCTATTTCTGGTGATACGTCACCAATGTCTGCAGGAAATGGCTCCCTAATGCGACTTGCACCAGTGCCAATACGCTATTTTAATGATTTCTCTAAAGCTGTTGAGTTATCAGGAAAAAGCTCATTAACAACTCATGGTGCAACTGAGGCCGTTGACGCGTGTAGATATTACGGCGCTTTAATTTGGGGGGGCTTACATGGTGTCGAAAAGAGTGTTCTCCTTAATGGACTTTATTCGCCCGAAACTGGGTACTGGAACAAAAATCCTTTATGCGAGTCAATTAATTTGCTTGTTACATCTGGTAGCTATAAGGCCAAAAAAGCGAAGGATATTCGTGCTAGTGGTTATGTTCTACATACATTAGAAGCAGCTTTATGGGCCTTTGAGAATAGCCACTCTTTTGAAGAGGGCGCTTTAATGGCGGTTAATCTTGGAGAGGACGCTGACACCACAGGTGCCGTATATGGGCAATTAGCCGGTGCTTATTATGGGGAAAGGGCTTTGCCAATAAATTGGATAGATAAAGTCAAAGAAGCCCATGTTTTTTTTCTTAAGGCTAAAGAGTTATGCTCCTTGATTTCTAGTGATTAG